DNA sequence from the Sediminibacillus dalangtanensis genome:
ACAAGTCTTCCATTCCCAGTTTTTTAACTGCATCTTGTCTGATTTGTTCTGTAGCGTCAATAAACGGCTGCTTATCTACCTCATTGACTTTTACCCCTTGTTCTTCCATTGCTTTCAAGGACTCTTCAGCTAATTTATCATCAGCTTCAAGCGCTGCTTTTGTCGCTTCTTCTGCCGCTTTGTCAAAGGCAGCCTTTTGTTCATCATTTAATTGGTCGTAAACTCTGTCTGCTGTAAAGAAAAGACGTGTAGTGAAATCATGCTCTGTTTCTGAAATATAATCAGCCAATTCATAATGGCTTGCTTGGTAGATATTCGTGAAGTCATTTTCTGCTGCGTCGATTACCTTGTTTTGCAAGGCCTGGTACATTTCATTCCAAGCTACGTTCGCCGGTTGAGCACCAAACGCTTTCCATGTGTCTTGAACAACCGGAGAGTTTTGCACACGTACTTTTACGCCTTTTAAATCTTCAGGCTTTTCGACCGGTTTGAAACCATAATAATTGCGGACTCCTGCGGACCAGTAACCAAGCATCTTAAAAGAAGTGTTTTCTTCGATTCTGTTGAAAATGGTCTCCCCTACTTCACCGTTTACAACTTTTTTCCAATGGTCGCGGCTCTCAAACAAATAAGGAAGGGCGAAGAAATCGACATCCTGTACTGCTTGTGTCATAAACCCTGGAGAAGCAACAACCAAATCAACGGAACCAGATTCCAGATTTTGTACCAATTCATCTTCGTTACCACCCAAGTCACCGTCAGTGTGAATTTCCACTGTTACATCGCCATCTGTTTCCGACTCGATCACTTCCTTGAATTTTTCAAAGCCGGCGGCAAAGGCACTATCTGAATTCAATTGCGTAGCAGCAATCAAGTTAACGCTTCCATTTTCGGCGGC
Encoded proteins:
- the dctP gene encoding TRAP transporter substrate-binding protein; its protein translation is MKKRLGVIFSALILSVMTACGGAETEDSNAAENGSVNLIAATQLNSDSAFAAGFEKFKEVIESETDGDVTVEIHTDGDLGGNEDELVQNLESGSVDLVVASPGFMTQAVQDVDFFALPYLFESRDHWKKVVNGEVGETIFNRIEENTSFKMLGYWSAGVRNYYGFKPVEKPEDLKGVKVRVQNSPVVQDTWKAFGAQPANVAWNEMYQALQNKVIDAAENDFTNIYQASHYELADYISETEHDFTTRLFFTADRVYDQLNDEQKAAFDKAAEEATKAALEADDKLAEESLKAMEEQGVKVNEVDKQPFIDATEQIRQDAVKKLGMEDLYQKVQDLK